The Streptomyces phaeolivaceus genome has a window encoding:
- a CDS encoding FAD/NAD(P)-binding protein, which yields MTLTPLPYRVVDRRDETHDTVTLVLEPDGEALSPFAPGQFAMVYAFGVGEIPVSVSRAAADGQRLTHTVRAVGAVSRALCGLRAGAAVGVRGPFGTGWDPAAARGHDLLVIGGGIGLAPLRPLIDAVLTEPHGYGRLNVLAGARTPGDLLYQDEFPTWARPFAAVVVDRPSGGWRGRVGVVTALLPEARFTPADTTTFVCGPEVMIRATARALAGKGVRPDRIRVSLERNMRCATGHCGHCQLGPLLLCRDGPVVGHDQAEPLLAVREL from the coding sequence ATGACCCTCACCCCCCTTCCCTACCGCGTGGTGGACCGCCGCGACGAGACGCACGACACGGTCACCCTCGTACTGGAGCCCGACGGAGAGGCCCTGAGTCCCTTCGCGCCGGGCCAGTTCGCGATGGTGTACGCGTTCGGCGTCGGCGAGATCCCGGTGTCCGTGTCCAGGGCCGCCGCCGACGGACAGCGGCTGACGCACACCGTCCGGGCCGTCGGGGCCGTCTCCCGCGCGCTGTGCGGCCTGCGGGCCGGAGCGGCGGTCGGTGTGCGCGGCCCGTTCGGCACAGGCTGGGATCCGGCGGCCGCCCGCGGTCACGATCTGCTCGTCATCGGCGGCGGCATCGGACTCGCCCCGCTGCGCCCCCTGATCGACGCCGTCCTCACCGAGCCGCACGGGTACGGGCGGCTGAACGTCCTCGCCGGTGCCCGCACCCCCGGCGATCTCCTCTACCAGGACGAGTTCCCCACCTGGGCACGGCCGTTCGCCGCCGTCGTCGTGGACCGGCCGTCCGGTGGCTGGAGGGGCCGGGTCGGAGTCGTCACCGCCCTGCTCCCCGAAGCCCGGTTCACGCCGGCCGACACGACCACGTTCGTCTGCGGGCCCGAGGTGATGATCCGCGCGACGGCACGCGCGCTGGCCGGCAAGGGAGTGCGCCCCGACCGTATCCGTGTCTCCCTCGAACGCAACATGCGCTGTGCCACCGGCCACTGCGGCCACTGCCAGCTCGGGCCGCTGCTGCTCTGCCGCGACGGCCCCGTCGTCGGCCACGACCAGGCCGAGCCCCTGCTCGCCGTAAGGGAGCTGTGA